The following are encoded together in the Phragmites australis chromosome 19, lpPhrAust1.1, whole genome shotgun sequence genome:
- the LOC133900577 gene encoding small ribosomal subunit protein uS7: protein MAEVEAQTQQVKLFGCWDFEDVQVNDISLADYLAVNPTKHAIYLPHTAGRYSAKRFRKAQCPIVERLTNSLMMHGRNNGKKIMAVRIVKHAMEIIHLLTDANPIQIIVDAIINSGPREDATRIGSAGVVRRQAVDISPLRRVNQAIYLLTTGARESAFRNIKTIAECLADELINAAKGSSNSYAIKKKDEIERVAKANR from the exons ATGGCAGAGGTGGAGGCGCAGACGCAGCAAGTTAAGCTCTTCGGCTGCTGGGACTTCGAGGACGTCCAG GTCAATGACATCTCTCTGGCTGATTACCTTGCTGTCAATCCTACAAAGCACGCCATATACCTTCCCCACACTGCTGGAAGGTATTCTGCTAAGAGGTTCCGCAAGGCTCAGTGCCCAATTGTTGAGAGGCTGACAAACTCTTTGATGATGCACGGACGCAACAATGGCAAGAAGATCATGGCTGTTCGCATTGTGAAGCATGCTATGGAGATTATTCACCTGCTGACTGATGCGAATCCTATCCAAATTATCGTTGATGCCATCATAAACAG TGGGCCAAGAGAAGATGCGACTCGTATTGGGTCTGCTGGTGTTGTTAGAAGGCAGGCAGTTGATATATCTCCTTTGAGGCGTGTGAACCAGGCAATCTACCTTCTTACCACTGGTGCTAGGGAAAGTGCTTTCAGGAATATCAAGACCATCGCAGAGTGTCTTGCGGATGAGCTTATCAACGCAGCTAAAGGCTCTTCTAATAG